In Cytobacillus oceanisediminis, the following proteins share a genomic window:
- a CDS encoding thiamine pyrophosphate-binding protein — MSQQEQLEIAPVIANEQMEFTAADAVVKELVRAGVEVAFGIVSIHNMPIYDAILRDGSIHLVCSRGESGAANMADGYARATGKMGVVITSTGTGAGNAAGSLIESWAAGVPVLHLTGEVASPYLGTGRGYIHECKDQLSIMEGSCKKAMRLRRPEQAAAVIRQAIKEAAAAPSGPVSVEIPIDFQSAIIPDYSLEEVNVSVQENSSISYLPKEAITKVSQARRPVIWAGGGVISSGASKEVQELAERIGAAVITSQSGKGSIPEDHPQCIGHFASFELTKDLVKKSDLLISIGVRFRGNETSNWKIEVPENHISIDADMQAMNRNYAAAIGLAGDAKLILRKVNEELAKQTFAPSEEYLEEVLSVRKELRLQLRATLGPYEKIADAMRKLLPRDTVMVRDVTVQANVWGSRLFEIYQPRTSIHASGGGIGQGLPTAIGAQMGCKDRQVVLLAGDGGFMVNVGEMATAVQESLPIIVILFDDAGYGVLRNIQDAAYGRQVAVDLVSPDFVLLAQSMGFASAQIGSPEEFASELEKAIDRRKPSMIVVDMEAVGPMAKPFGGPPGAAEAFKPKKL; from the coding sequence ATGAGCCAACAGGAACAATTGGAAATTGCACCGGTAATAGCAAATGAGCAAATGGAATTTACTGCAGCAGATGCAGTAGTGAAGGAACTCGTCCGTGCTGGTGTTGAGGTGGCATTTGGAATTGTAAGCATTCATAATATGCCGATTTATGATGCCATCCTCCGTGATGGAAGTATTCATCTGGTATGCTCGCGCGGGGAGAGCGGTGCGGCAAATATGGCAGATGGTTATGCCCGTGCGACAGGAAAAATGGGAGTAGTCATCACGAGTACGGGAACTGGCGCAGGAAACGCAGCGGGTTCACTGATTGAGTCATGGGCAGCGGGGGTTCCGGTCCTTCATTTAACAGGTGAGGTTGCATCCCCCTATTTGGGAACTGGCAGAGGCTATATTCACGAATGTAAAGACCAGCTGTCTATCATGGAGGGTTCTTGCAAAAAAGCTATGCGGCTAAGAAGGCCTGAACAGGCAGCAGCGGTTATCAGGCAAGCGATTAAGGAAGCTGCTGCTGCACCTTCAGGCCCTGTTTCAGTAGAAATCCCAATCGATTTCCAATCTGCGATTATACCGGATTATTCATTGGAAGAAGTGAATGTTTCAGTACAGGAAAACAGCTCCATATCGTATCTTCCAAAAGAGGCGATAACCAAAGTCAGCCAGGCCCGCCGCCCGGTCATTTGGGCAGGAGGGGGCGTCATTAGCTCTGGGGCTTCCAAAGAAGTGCAGGAGCTTGCGGAAAGAATCGGGGCAGCCGTTATTACGAGCCAATCAGGCAAGGGCAGCATTCCGGAGGATCATCCTCAATGTATTGGCCACTTTGCATCATTTGAATTAACAAAAGATTTAGTGAAGAAATCGGATCTTCTGATCAGCATTGGAGTCAGATTTAGAGGGAATGAAACCTCCAACTGGAAAATAGAAGTTCCTGAAAATCATATCAGCATTGATGCTGATATGCAGGCAATGAACCGTAATTATGCCGCCGCCATTGGGCTGGCAGGTGATGCTAAGCTTATATTAAGAAAGGTAAATGAAGAATTGGCTAAGCAAACATTTGCGCCTTCCGAAGAATATTTGGAAGAAGTGCTATCAGTAAGGAAAGAACTGCGTCTTCAGTTGAGAGCAACGCTTGGACCATATGAAAAAATAGCTGATGCTATGCGTAAATTGCTCCCGCGGGATACTGTAATGGTGCGTGACGTTACGGTACAGGCAAATGTCTGGGGCAGCCGATTATTTGAAATATATCAGCCGCGTACATCCATTCATGCTTCAGGCGGAGGGATTGGCCAAGGCTTGCCGACTGCAATCGGAGCACAAATGGGATGTAAGGATAGACAAGTTGTTTTATTAGCTGGAGATGGCGGCTTCATGGTCAATGTGGGTGAAATGGCAACTGCAGTACAGGAAAGCCTTCCGATCATCGTCATCCTGTTTGATGATGCAGGATATGGTGTTCTCCGAAATATTCAGGATGCGGCCTATGGACGTCAGGTAGCGGTCGATTTAGTTAGCCCTGATTTCGTTTTGCTGGCTCAGTCCATGGGATTTGCTTCTGCGCAAATCGGTTCTCCGGAAGAATTCGCGTCCGAGCTGGAGAAGGCAATAGACAGGAGAAAACCATCCATGATCGTAGTGGATATGGAAGCAGTCGGGCCAATGGCGAAACCATTCGGAGGGCCTCCTGGTGCGGCGGAAGCTTTCAAACCGAAAAAGTTGTAA
- a CDS encoding VOC family protein → MTQVIFRGQPTEGKSRYMFINTPFIQIELIEPGDSPSTWQEHLEKYGEGVHHISFVVDNLDEKIRLLEGMGYPVIQTGNFFNGKGKYAYMDTTSTFKVIIELLERY, encoded by the coding sequence ATGACACAGGTTATTTTCAGAGGTCAGCCAACAGAAGGTAAATCAAGATATATGTTCATCAATACACCTTTCATACAAATCGAATTAATCGAACCAGGTGATTCACCAAGTACTTGGCAGGAACATCTGGAGAAATACGGTGAAGGTGTCCATCATATTTCGTTCGTTGTCGATAACCTGGATGAAAAAATCAGATTGCTGGAAGGAATGGGATATCCTGTCATACAAACTGGCAATTTTTTTAATGGGAAAGGCAAATACGCCTATATGGATACAACCTCAACATTTAAAGTGATTATTGAATTACTTGAGAGATATTAA
- a CDS encoding aldehyde dehydrogenase family protein, which produces MISTYPFVSGKYLIAGEWIQAENTAHVLNPADHQEVVGEVALCTEEQVELAISAAAKAFGTWSGSEIEDRANRMKLAADEIKASVEENVTLLIRENGKVLVEAKKDLLRCVDIMKEAAEELLEWWKPQSIPGSQKVQIRKRPRGVTAVISPWNSPMILTFKRVIPAVLAGNTVVVKPATSCPLTIMSFLKTVASYFPEGVINVVTGSGGVIGNKLCSDARIRTIAFVGSTETGKEIMRAASGTVKNVYMELGGNDAAIILEDANLDESAIKRLRFGVLRAAGQVCSAIKRIYVHESRYGELVEKLRKEFQHIKVGNGIQPDAEMGPLNNKAQYEYVNGLLERARKSGATVITGGIQLDPESWDKGYYILPAIITGADQKSEIVRAEQFGPVIPILPFKEEEEAISLANDSEFGLRASVWTEDESKAIKFADRLEAGAVFHNNHTVFQDLHLDFPGLKESGLSRETRHCGLEFFADSYGFAN; this is translated from the coding sequence GTGATTTCGACTTATCCATTTGTTTCAGGAAAATATTTAATAGCTGGAGAGTGGATCCAGGCAGAAAATACAGCCCATGTTCTTAATCCTGCTGATCATCAGGAAGTTGTGGGCGAAGTTGCATTGTGTACAGAAGAACAGGTTGAATTGGCCATTTCTGCTGCAGCAAAGGCTTTCGGAACCTGGTCGGGAAGTGAGATTGAGGACCGGGCAAACCGGATGAAGCTGGCTGCCGACGAGATTAAAGCAAGTGTCGAAGAGAACGTAACTTTGCTGATCCGAGAAAATGGAAAAGTGTTGGTGGAAGCGAAAAAAGACCTTCTGCGCTGTGTCGATATTATGAAGGAAGCTGCCGAAGAGCTGCTGGAATGGTGGAAGCCTCAATCCATTCCCGGTTCCCAGAAGGTCCAAATCCGCAAGCGTCCCCGTGGGGTAACTGCGGTGATCTCTCCATGGAATTCACCAATGATCCTTACGTTTAAGCGGGTGATCCCAGCTGTTCTTGCCGGAAACACAGTCGTTGTAAAGCCGGCGACGAGCTGTCCGCTAACGATCATGTCATTCCTCAAGACAGTAGCTTCTTATTTCCCTGAAGGAGTCATTAATGTAGTAACTGGTTCAGGTGGAGTTATTGGCAATAAGCTTTGCTCGGATGCTCGAATCCGAACGATTGCGTTTGTCGGCAGTACCGAGACTGGGAAAGAAATCATGCGGGCTGCTTCAGGCACAGTGAAAAATGTCTACATGGAGCTTGGCGGGAATGATGCGGCTATTATTCTCGAAGATGCAAATCTGGATGAAAGCGCTATTAAACGCCTGCGTTTCGGTGTTCTTCGGGCAGCTGGCCAGGTGTGCTCAGCCATTAAAAGGATATATGTTCATGAATCACGATACGGGGAGCTAGTAGAAAAGCTTAGAAAAGAATTTCAGCATATTAAGGTTGGAAACGGCATTCAGCCTGATGCGGAGATGGGGCCTTTGAACAATAAGGCTCAATACGAATATGTGAATGGCCTGCTCGAACGTGCCAGAAAATCCGGTGCCACAGTCATCACTGGAGGGATTCAGCTCGATCCAGAGTCCTGGGACAAAGGCTATTACATACTGCCTGCAATCATCACCGGCGCAGATCAGAAAAGTGAAATTGTTCGTGCTGAACAGTTTGGGCCTGTCATTCCGATCCTTCCATTTAAAGAGGAAGAAGAAGCAATCAGCCTTGCAAATGACAGTGAATTTGGTTTAAGGGCTTCTGTTTGGACAGAAGATGAATCCAAAGCGATTAAATTTGCAGACCGGTTAGAGGCCGGCGCCGTTTTCCATAATAATCATACCGTTTTTCAGGATCTCCATCTGGACTTCCCGGGCCTAAAGGAAAGCGGACTTTCACGTGAAACGCGGCATTGCGGCCTGGAGTTTTTTGCAGATTCCTATGGTTTTGCCAATTAG
- a CDS encoding aromatic ring-hydroxylating dioxygenase subunit alpha, with protein sequence MIKTTTKNLEEMTQKETIGYLNETVQPEAGSIPAFILADPKIYDIEHKKVFMKTWLFIGHESEIPNKNDYMLRDLAGYSIIITRDSENEIRGFYNMCTHRGMKLCRADKGNKSSFVCPYHGFNFKNNGDLIGVPLQKDIYGTDLDKSKLGLHKIRIESYKGLIFGTWNEEAESLSDFLGDFKWYLDILAGRAEMEVVGPPQRFIIHSNWKVGADNFVGDSYHTMVTHGSIAKLGMVPSATYSKKGYQIHTMNGHGLNLGTPNPDFAFPEELKSEYKSNLTDEQYDVLANLKNMIGNIFPNLSFLISHTKVKGQLISNTTVRMWRPIGPDKMEVIAWFLVEKNAEEDWKKRSRDSFILTFSPSGIFEQDDTEVFTDITAAASGPMPFMKELVYNYTMGMHREPVSDFIGPGVVYDDKFSEANQRNFYRYWLDLMNA encoded by the coding sequence ATGATTAAAACGACAACTAAGAACTTAGAAGAAATGACCCAAAAAGAAACAATCGGCTACTTAAACGAAACAGTCCAGCCTGAGGCTGGATCCATTCCTGCCTTTATCCTCGCAGATCCTAAGATTTACGATATTGAGCATAAAAAGGTGTTTATGAAAACCTGGCTTTTTATTGGCCATGAATCAGAAATCCCAAATAAAAATGATTATATGTTAAGAGATTTAGCAGGATACTCGATTATTATTACAAGAGATTCAGAGAATGAAATCCGCGGCTTTTACAATATGTGCACACACCGCGGGATGAAATTATGCCGTGCTGATAAAGGAAATAAATCTTCATTTGTTTGTCCTTATCATGGATTTAATTTTAAAAACAATGGTGATCTGATTGGAGTGCCTCTGCAGAAGGATATTTATGGCACTGACCTGGATAAGTCCAAGCTGGGACTCCACAAAATAAGGATTGAATCGTATAAAGGCCTTATTTTTGGAACCTGGAATGAAGAAGCTGAGTCTCTTTCAGATTTCCTCGGCGATTTCAAATGGTATTTGGACATTTTAGCCGGACGTGCTGAAATGGAAGTCGTCGGCCCTCCGCAAAGATTCATCATCCATTCAAACTGGAAGGTAGGAGCAGATAACTTTGTCGGCGATTCCTACCACACAATGGTCACTCATGGATCCATTGCAAAATTGGGCATGGTGCCCAGTGCAACATATTCTAAAAAGGGATACCAGATCCACACAATGAACGGGCATGGTTTAAATCTGGGTACTCCTAATCCTGACTTCGCATTCCCTGAAGAGCTGAAATCTGAATATAAATCTAATTTAACAGATGAACAATATGATGTGCTGGCCAATCTGAAAAATATGATCGGAAACATCTTTCCAAACCTTAGCTTCCTCATTTCGCATACAAAAGTGAAAGGGCAGCTGATTTCGAATACAACCGTTCGGATGTGGAGGCCAATTGGGCCTGATAAAATGGAAGTGATCGCCTGGTTCCTGGTAGAGAAAAATGCGGAAGAGGACTGGAAGAAACGTTCAAGGGATTCTTTCATTTTAACGTTTAGCCCTTCAGGCATTTTCGAGCAGGATGATACAGAAGTATTTACTGACATAACCGCTGCCGCATCAGGTCCAATGCCTTTTATGAAAGAACTTGTTTACAATTATACGATGGGGATGCACCGTGAACCGGTCAGTGATTTCATCGGTCCTGGTGTTGTCTACGATGATAAGTTTTCTGAAGCAAATCAAAGGAACTTCTATCGCTATTGGCTTGATCTCATGAACGCTTAA
- a CDS encoding SDR family oxidoreductase: MDFGLKGKTAVIMGGTSGVGLKTAEMFLQEGANVAVCGRNAERKDKAFDHLLHFGSRESIFAATCDVTNKEDVNRFIDSAASRLEGIDILINAAGQSVMGHFFDITDEQWQEQIQLKYFAIIHAVRAVHPYLVKSGGGRIININATLAKEPERHMVATAATRAGLLNLSKTLSQELASDNILVNSVSLGLIRTDQWERRRLKNAPDMDAEEYYKDLAAKRKIPLGRVGEAEEVASVILFLASKQASYVSGSTIETAGALGKAL; encoded by the coding sequence ATGGACTTTGGTTTAAAAGGAAAAACAGCAGTCATAATGGGCGGGACTTCAGGAGTAGGCCTCAAAACAGCAGAAATGTTCCTTCAGGAAGGTGCAAATGTGGCGGTATGCGGCAGGAATGCAGAGAGGAAGGATAAAGCATTTGACCATTTATTGCATTTCGGATCCCGGGAATCGATCTTTGCCGCCACTTGTGATGTAACTAATAAAGAGGATGTTAATCGTTTTATCGATTCAGCAGCATCCCGGCTTGAAGGAATTGATATCTTAATTAATGCAGCCGGACAAAGTGTTATGGGCCATTTCTTCGATATTACAGATGAGCAATGGCAGGAGCAGATTCAGTTAAAATATTTTGCCATTATCCATGCGGTACGTGCTGTTCATCCATATTTGGTGAAGAGCGGAGGCGGAAGAATCATTAATATTAATGCCACGCTGGCAAAGGAACCTGAAAGACATATGGTTGCTACAGCTGCTACAAGGGCAGGTCTTCTAAACTTAAGTAAAACGCTTTCCCAAGAGCTTGCATCAGACAATATCCTGGTCAACTCCGTAAGTCTTGGATTAATCCGTACAGACCAGTGGGAACGCAGACGATTGAAAAATGCACCTGATATGGATGCCGAGGAATATTACAAAGATCTTGCAGCAAAGCGGAAGATTCCGCTGGGCAGGGTTGGAGAAGCAGAAGAAGTAGCCAGTGTCATTCTCTTTTTAGCTTCAAAGCAGGCAAGTTATGTTTCAGGATCAACCATTGAAACAGCTGGAGCGCTGGGGAAAGCGCTTTAA
- the nadX gene encoding aspartate dehydrogenase, whose amino-acid sequence MKLALIGGGNIGRFLLQSINKDCLIPNAKIIGLHTRCQEQAKELSREFKAEIFADVESLLKSDADLVIEAATVEAVEEYAASILLSGKDLVVSSVGALADQEFYKCLEEICILNNTKIHLPSGAIGGLDVLKAAKSIGELDSVSIITRKPPQALPGAPLDRENVLFEGSAAEAIRLFPKNINVSIILSLAGLGAENTGVKIISDPAVRINSHTIEAAGSFGKLSLQVENDPMPNNPKTSYLAALSILASLKNRDELIRVG is encoded by the coding sequence ATGAAATTAGCCTTAATAGGAGGCGGGAATATAGGCAGGTTCCTGCTTCAAAGCATTAATAAAGACTGCTTAATACCAAATGCGAAAATTATTGGCCTTCATACCCGCTGCCAGGAACAGGCAAAGGAACTATCACGTGAATTTAAAGCGGAAATCTTTGCAGACGTGGAATCCCTTTTAAAATCCGATGCGGACCTGGTCATTGAAGCGGCCACTGTTGAGGCTGTAGAAGAGTATGCTGCTTCCATTTTGCTTTCTGGGAAAGATCTGGTTGTCAGCAGTGTTGGAGCATTGGCAGACCAGGAATTTTATAAGTGCCTTGAAGAAATTTGCATCTTAAATAATACGAAAATTCACTTGCCATCAGGGGCAATCGGCGGATTGGATGTTTTAAAAGCAGCCAAATCGATTGGTGAGCTGGATTCTGTCTCCATTATCACCAGGAAGCCTCCTCAGGCACTTCCTGGTGCCCCTCTTGATAGGGAAAATGTGCTTTTTGAGGGTTCTGCCGCCGAAGCCATTAGATTATTCCCTAAGAATATCAATGTTTCCATTATCTTGTCTCTCGCGGGATTAGGTGCCGAGAATACCGGAGTTAAAATCATATCCGATCCAGCAGTAAGGATAAATAGCCATACGATTGAGGCAGCAGGTTCTTTCGGAAAGCTATCGCTTCAAGTCGAAAATGACCCGATGCCTAATAATCCAAAGACAAGCTACCTCGCAGCTCTAAGCATCCTGGCTTCATTGAAGAATAGGGATGAATTGATCCGGGTTGGATGA
- a CDS encoding alpha/beta hydrolase, translating to MRERYPVLNGAESFYYEGSEIGILITHGFLGTPQSVRFLGESFAKLGYTVFAPRLKGHGTHFKDMEKTSHEDWFAEAEKGYQFLKEKCSYVYAAGQSMGGALTLWLANKYPEIAGIVLINAALRVPCYEYLKGKTNPRYIDEGAPDIKKEDVEEITYGRVPVPSIFELQKIMERTPVLLPSIKTPVLGFKSIEDHVVPAECTDFILEKIGSAKKKAISLYNSYHVASMDHDKEKIVNLTHQYIQQNQADSLSFV from the coding sequence ATGAGAGAACGTTATCCAGTTTTAAATGGTGCAGAATCCTTTTATTATGAAGGCAGTGAAATCGGGATTTTGATCACACATGGATTTCTTGGGACTCCCCAGAGTGTGCGGTTTTTGGGAGAGTCATTTGCAAAGCTTGGCTACACCGTCTTTGCTCCAAGGCTTAAAGGCCACGGCACACATTTTAAAGATATGGAAAAAACCTCTCATGAGGATTGGTTTGCTGAAGCAGAAAAGGGTTATCAATTTTTAAAAGAAAAATGCTCATATGTTTATGCTGCAGGGCAATCGATGGGTGGCGCATTGACATTATGGCTGGCTAATAAATATCCGGAAATTGCAGGTATTGTGTTAATAAATGCCGCTCTCCGGGTTCCATGTTATGAATATTTAAAGGGGAAAACAAATCCCAGATACATTGATGAAGGTGCACCTGATATTAAAAAAGAGGATGTAGAGGAAATTACGTACGGGAGAGTTCCGGTCCCCTCCATCTTCGAATTGCAGAAGATCATGGAAAGAACACCAGTTTTATTGCCGTCCATCAAAACACCTGTATTAGGCTTTAAGTCGATAGAAGATCATGTTGTACCTGCAGAGTGTACAGATTTTATTTTGGAGAAGATTGGCTCCGCGAAAAAGAAAGCTATATCTCTCTATAACTCTTATCATGTGGCATCCATGGACCATGATAAAGAAAAGATTGTTAACTTAACTCATCAGTATATCCAGCAGAATCAAGCAGACAGCTTGTCCTTTGTGTAA
- a CDS encoding SDR family NAD(P)-dependent oxidoreductase yields MAQLSGKSVYLTGGASGIGKAVTEAFIQEGAFVTVLDKSAAGLEQLKKEFGDRVLCMEGDVTQYEDHIHAIEAAVEATGKLDMFVANAGVFDGFAKFSEVTPEAMSDAYDLLFTINVKGYFNGAKASVEELKKTNGNMIFTVSGAGFYPDGGGVWYTASKHAQIGLMRQLAFELAPDIRVNAVAPGGTLTALNVIHPLKRFVKAVDPEAKAKSIKSRNPLRIAMTSEDHVGAYLLLASDQSRAITGEVISSDGGLAVRGLS; encoded by the coding sequence ATGGCACAGCTTAGCGGAAAATCAGTCTATTTGACCGGGGGCGCCTCTGGCATTGGCAAGGCTGTTACAGAGGCTTTTATACAGGAAGGAGCCTTTGTAACGGTGCTGGATAAGTCAGCAGCTGGCCTCGAGCAATTGAAAAAGGAATTCGGTGATCGTGTTCTATGCATGGAAGGGGACGTCACTCAATACGAGGATCACATTCACGCCATTGAAGCTGCTGTGGAAGCGACGGGAAAGCTGGATATGTTCGTTGCCAATGCCGGCGTATTCGACGGGTTTGCCAAATTTAGCGAAGTAACACCAGAGGCCATGTCAGATGCCTATGACCTGTTATTTACTATTAATGTCAAAGGTTATTTTAATGGTGCAAAAGCTTCTGTCGAAGAATTGAAAAAAACAAATGGAAATATGATTTTCACGGTTTCCGGAGCCGGCTTTTACCCGGACGGGGGCGGAGTCTGGTATACAGCAAGCAAGCACGCGCAAATCGGCTTAATGCGCCAGCTTGCCTTTGAATTAGCCCCGGATATCAGGGTGAACGCGGTTGCCCCTGGCGGCACATTGACGGCACTCAATGTCATTCATCCGCTTAAGCGGTTTGTGAAAGCAGTCGATCCGGAAGCGAAAGCGAAAAGCATTAAATCCCGGAATCCACTTCGCATAGCCATGACCAGTGAGGACCATGTTGGAGCGTATCTATTGCTTGCTTCTGATCAATCCCGTGCCATAACAGGCGAAGTGATTTCCAGTGATGGAGGACTTGCTGTACGGGGTTTATCCTGA
- a CDS encoding aromatic-ring-hydroxylating dioxygenase subunit beta, whose amino-acid sequence MSLEKMLATYEFEQWLYREAELLDHIDFDGWFSLMHSSLIYQMPVRVNKEGTERPDYAADMFSFNDDIELLSLRVERLKTDYAWAEIPPSRTRRYVSNVKLIDYVPNEKASVNSYLLIYRSRSTDIHHDLISGERRDEFVYEEGVWKLSKRVFIVDQTTLNTRNLAIFV is encoded by the coding sequence ATGAGTTTAGAGAAAATGCTCGCAACCTATGAATTTGAACAATGGCTCTACAGAGAAGCTGAGCTGCTTGATCATATTGATTTTGATGGCTGGTTCAGCCTTATGCATTCATCCCTGATTTATCAAATGCCTGTACGTGTCAATAAAGAAGGCACTGAAAGGCCGGATTATGCGGCAGATATGTTTTCATTTAATGATGATATAGAGTTGCTGAGCCTGAGAGTCGAACGGTTAAAAACGGATTATGCCTGGGCAGAAATTCCGCCTTCACGCACCCGCCGCTATGTAAGCAATGTGAAACTGATAGATTATGTGCCGAATGAAAAAGCATCTGTAAATAGTTATCTTCTAATCTATCGCAGCCGCAGTACAGACATCCATCATGATCTGATCTCTGGTGAGCGCCGTGATGAATTTGTATATGAAGAGGGCGTCTGGAAATTGTCCAAGAGGGTTTTCATTGTCGATCAGACAACACTCAATACCAGAAATCTTGCTATTTTTGTATAA
- a CDS encoding VOC family protein — protein MLGITHLRHISLITPVLEEQAEFYEKIWGLDKVSEDGDSVYFRGAGSENHILHLKRGEKAGLHHIAFGMVDKNAVDRAAEILASKGIPVISPPGYLDEEGKGYGLRFADPENRCIELSAWVEMHTTIWNKKNVDPVKLNHVVMNTADLDMITDFYTNVLGFKVTDWSEHQMSFLRCNRKHHSLAFNQDQHASVNHIAYEVDTVDEVMRGISNVRKAGYQELWGPGRHGPGNNIFCYFQDPAKFVMEYTCYLETIEDEEEWVARVWKRVPHLMDQWGIAGPPKPEARAAMGGKPDPGWVNVNALT, from the coding sequence ATGTTAGGCATTACTCACTTGAGGCACATTAGTCTTATTACTCCAGTTCTTGAGGAGCAGGCTGAGTTTTACGAGAAGATTTGGGGTCTTGATAAGGTATCCGAAGATGGGGATTCTGTCTATTTCAGGGGTGCTGGTTCAGAGAATCATATTTTACATTTGAAGCGGGGAGAAAAAGCGGGGCTTCACCATATTGCATTTGGAATGGTTGATAAGAACGCCGTTGACAGGGCTGCGGAAATTCTGGCTTCCAAAGGTATACCGGTTATTTCACCGCCGGGCTATTTAGATGAAGAAGGTAAAGGCTACGGGCTTCGCTTTGCTGATCCTGAAAACCGATGCATTGAACTTTCAGCATGGGTGGAAATGCACACGACAATCTGGAATAAGAAGAATGTAGATCCGGTGAAGCTGAATCATGTTGTCATGAATACGGCGGACCTGGATATGATTACAGATTTTTATACTAATGTTTTAGGATTTAAGGTTACTGATTGGAGCGAACACCAGATGTCTTTCCTCCGCTGCAACAGGAAGCATCACTCACTTGCCTTCAACCAGGACCAGCATGCATCTGTCAATCATATTGCCTATGAGGTAGACACAGTGGACGAAGTCATGCGGGGGATTTCAAACGTCAGGAAAGCAGGTTATCAGGAGCTTTGGGGGCCTGGACGCCATGGACCGGGAAATAACATCTTCTGTTACTTCCAGGATCCTGCCAAATTTGTCATGGAATACACTTGTTATCTCGAAACCATTGAAGATGAGGAAGAATGGGTGGCTCGAGTATGGAAAAGAGTTCCACACCTGATGGATCAATGGGGAATAGCCGGACCTCCAAAACCTGAAGCACGTGCAGCGATGGGCGGAAAGCCTGACCCAGGCTGGGTTAACGTGAATGCATTAACCTAA
- a CDS encoding cupin domain-containing protein, protein MSAEKFDVQAFEKKYVARLEDRSLDWNVLKFQEEIDPKYKRAQMRYIGRGATANNDSNVIAAEHFTLSTMVLPAGCVGPLHLHDDVEEVFFILKGSVKALIQEVGKEEVHEIRLNERDCISSPPGVYRGIHNDGDEEALMLVMLGAVKPNLPTYPKGSALEELRIQRAKEREAIINGK, encoded by the coding sequence ATGTCAGCTGAAAAATTTGACGTGCAGGCTTTTGAAAAAAAATATGTAGCAAGGCTTGAAGATCGATCCTTGGACTGGAACGTTCTTAAGTTTCAGGAAGAAATTGATCCAAAGTACAAAAGGGCGCAAATGAGATATATTGGCCGCGGAGCTACAGCGAATAATGATTCAAATGTGATTGCAGCGGAGCATTTCACACTCAGCACGATGGTCCTTCCAGCTGGATGTGTTGGACCTCTTCATCTTCACGATGATGTGGAAGAAGTATTCTTTATTCTTAAAGGGAGTGTAAAGGCTCTTATCCAGGAAGTAGGCAAGGAAGAAGTTCATGAAATTCGTCTGAATGAGCGCGATTGCATCAGTTCTCCACCAGGAGTGTACCGCGGCATTCATAATGATGGCGATGAAGAAGCGTTAATGCTGGTTATGCTTGGTGCCGTAAAACCAAATCTTCCTACATATCCGAAAGGAAGTGCTCTTGAGGAGCTGCGCATTCAGCGTGCGAAAGAAAGAGAAGCCATTATCAACGGAAAATAA